Proteins found in one Herbiconiux sp. A18JL235 genomic segment:
- a CDS encoding glycosyltransferase family 4 protein, producing the protein MATLRVIIDQLVAPVPGGIGRYTLELTKQLIATAPRNCDVEGIVSAVPTETADELTARLPGLAGLHRATLARRELSAAWQHGIIGSSGNGMVHATSLLAPLRKHDRREELGTQVAVTIHDVVPWTHPQTLTPRGVTWHKAMAKRAAKFADAIVVPTHAVAEDLSRYLDFGDRIRVIGGAVSDELRLPPNPAERVEALGLPDKYILAVGTLEPRKGLSALIHALAMPATGDLPLVIAGPEGWGDVDVASVVEAAGVDASRVKVLGFLSDSDLALVLERATVFVYPSLAEGFGLPLIEAFNFGTPVIHADVPALLEVAAGATVVVERTTPEAYAGQLADAIQQVVGDSALRNRLAISGLDRARAFSWRDSAEKVWQLHADL; encoded by the coding sequence ATGGCGACGCTGCGGGTGATCATCGATCAGCTGGTGGCTCCCGTACCCGGCGGAATCGGTCGCTACACGCTCGAACTCACCAAGCAGCTCATCGCCACCGCGCCGCGCAACTGCGACGTGGAGGGCATCGTGTCGGCGGTGCCGACCGAGACCGCCGATGAGCTGACCGCCCGCCTTCCCGGGCTCGCCGGGCTCCATCGCGCCACCCTGGCCCGGCGGGAGCTCTCGGCGGCCTGGCAGCACGGCATCATCGGCTCCTCCGGCAACGGCATGGTGCATGCCACCAGCCTCCTCGCCCCGCTGCGCAAGCACGACCGGCGCGAAGAGCTCGGCACACAGGTGGCGGTGACCATCCACGACGTCGTGCCGTGGACGCATCCGCAGACCCTCACCCCTCGCGGCGTCACCTGGCACAAGGCCATGGCTAAGCGTGCGGCGAAGTTCGCCGACGCCATCGTGGTGCCCACGCACGCGGTGGCCGAAGACCTGTCGCGCTACCTCGACTTCGGCGACCGCATCCGGGTCATCGGGGGTGCCGTGAGCGACGAGCTGCGGCTGCCGCCGAACCCGGCCGAACGCGTCGAGGCGCTGGGGCTGCCCGACAAGTACATCCTCGCCGTAGGTACGCTCGAGCCGCGCAAGGGGCTGAGTGCGCTCATCCACGCCCTGGCGATGCCCGCCACCGGAGACCTGCCGCTCGTCATCGCCGGGCCGGAAGGCTGGGGCGACGTCGACGTGGCGAGCGTCGTCGAAGCAGCCGGAGTCGACGCGTCGCGGGTGAAGGTGCTCGGGTTCCTCAGCGACTCCGACCTCGCCCTGGTGCTCGAACGCGCCACCGTGTTCGTCTACCCGAGCCTCGCCGAAGGGTTCGGGCTGCCCCTCATCGAGGCCTTCAACTTCGGCACCCCCGTCATCCACGCCGACGTCCCCGCCCTCCTCGAGGTCGCCGCCGGCGCCACCGTCGTCGTCGAACGCACCACCCCGGAGGCGTACGCCGGCCAGCTCGCCGACGCCATCCAGCAGGTGGTCGGCGACAGCGCCCTGCGCAACCGCCTCGCCATCTCCGGCCTCGACCGCGCCCGCGCCTTCTCGTGGCGCGACTCGGCCGAGAAGGTGTGGCAGTTGCATGCTGATCTTTAG
- the rfbD gene encoding dTDP-4-dehydrorhamnose reductase, whose product MTRYLITGAAGMLGRDLQEALAGRDVVALTRADLDITDAVAVASALAGVDVVFNCAAYTAVDAAETDEEAAHAVNALGPATLAEATAANDAKLFQVSTDYVFQGDATAPYPEDEPRDPLNAYGRTKAGGEEAVLGLNPAGGYVVRTAWLYGRHGANFPATMLRLGRERDSVSVVNDQVGQPTWTADLARQLVLLADSDAPAGVYHGTNSGQASWFDFAQATFQEAGLDPDKVKPTDSSQFVRPAPRPAYSVLGHDAWSRAGLEPMRDWRAALHEAASSGVFGE is encoded by the coding sequence GTGACCCGTTACCTCATCACCGGAGCGGCCGGGATGCTCGGCCGCGACCTGCAGGAGGCCCTCGCCGGCCGCGACGTCGTGGCGCTCACCCGCGCCGACCTCGACATCACCGATGCCGTGGCCGTCGCATCCGCTCTCGCCGGCGTCGACGTCGTGTTCAACTGCGCCGCCTACACCGCGGTCGACGCCGCCGAGACCGACGAGGAAGCGGCCCACGCGGTGAACGCGCTGGGGCCGGCCACCCTCGCCGAGGCGACCGCGGCGAACGACGCGAAGCTGTTCCAGGTCTCCACCGACTACGTCTTCCAGGGCGACGCCACGGCGCCCTACCCCGAAGACGAACCGCGCGACCCGCTGAACGCCTACGGCCGCACCAAGGCCGGCGGCGAAGAGGCGGTGCTCGGCCTCAACCCGGCGGGCGGCTACGTCGTGCGCACCGCGTGGCTGTACGGCCGGCACGGCGCGAACTTCCCCGCCACGATGCTCCGCCTCGGCCGCGAGCGCGACAGCGTGAGCGTCGTCAACGACCAGGTCGGGCAGCCCACCTGGACCGCCGACCTCGCCCGCCAGCTCGTGCTTCTCGCCGACTCAGACGCCCCCGCCGGCGTCTACCACGGCACCAACTCGGGGCAGGCCAGCTGGTTCGACTTCGCCCAGGCAACCTTTCAGGAAGCCGGACTCGACCCTGATAAGGTCAAGCCAACGGACAGCTCGCAGTTTGTTCGTCCCGCCCCGCGTCCCGCGTACTCCGTGCTCGGGCACGACGCGTGGTCCCGAGCGGGATTGGAGCCCATGCGAGACTGGCGTGCCGCGCTCCATGAGGCGGCGTCATCGGGAGTTTTTGGAGAGTAA